CCAAAAAAACAGTAAAAGTCAGGTTCAACTTTTAAAATTGATAATAGGATGAGTATGAAAGCTTCTAAGTTAAGAATTAAATTACGCGCATATGATCACAAGCTTCTAGATAGCTCAGTTGATGAGATCGTACAAACAGCTAAAGAGACAGGC
The DNA window shown above is from Bacteriovorax sp. BAL6_X and carries:
- a CDS encoding 30S ribosomal protein S10, translating into MKASKLRIKLRAYDHKLLDSSVDEIVQTAKETG